taaattatttctccacaactcaaacttagcattcactccctcttttgtttcatccactaatactatgtcatctgcaagtagcatacaccatggcgcCTCTGTctaaatgtgtttagtgagttcatttattactaaagcaaataagtatagacttagtgcagaaccttggtgtagtcccattgtaattttaaacggttcagtatcctctctgcatgttctgacccttatctctgcaccatgatatatgtccttaagggcttgtatatagacTATTCGAActcctttcttttctaaaaccctccataatacttctctaaaGATCCTATCATAggtcttttctagatctataaacaccatatgtaggtcttTCTGCTGAtttcgatacctttccattagacgcctcagtaagtatatagcttccattgttgacctaccatgaataaaaccaaactgatttttcaagacatctatttcttttctaagcctctgctctattactctctcccaaaatttcatggtatggctcattaacttaattcctctgtaatttttacagttttgaacatctcttttgttcttttatataggaaccaaagtactcttcctccactcatctggcatcttttttttatttaagaatcgcgttaaataattttgttagccaagaaatgccctcttctcccatgcattttcatgcttctattggtatattatccggtctcACCGTCTTatgactttttatcttttttaatgcttgtcttatttcatttaaacttatgcatcgataaaatgtatagctcacgttctctttggagttactaagatgtctcaacctaactcttgtgtccttaccatcattgaataattttgtgaaatactcattctatctctctttaatcgctccctcattcactaatacattttgattttcatcttttatgcattttacttgatttaaatccttttttttttctttctcttgcttcaactaatttatatatatccctttctccatcttttataaattaatctaaaataattcgATATtacaattttcatatttattcaaaatattctcttaattataaaaaattaattactaattaagaagaggaagttggctcaacattttGGCATTAGAtttacttaataaaattaatttttattttagtacttaataaaatatataaaagtaaatttgagccctaactattaataaaataatttcatcgtcaaaatacaattgtttttcatcatcaaaatcatatcaaaggCAAGACATTAGTTTCCCATTTCAGAAAAGttaaaaatgaccaaaaaaaatTCTCGGGCCATTGAGTAATTTTTGAAACGTTTTGAGAGGCATTTCATAATAAAGCTAAACTATCATAAACGCATTTCTGACGACGGAAGCTTGttagaaatgacatttttttccGTTTCTaaccaacaaataaataatccacatttttttctctcttcactCCTACCTCAATCCCCGCACACTAGCcttaaatctaatttctttgaAGTCTGAATCAGAGCTAAACTGAATCCTCTCGTGTCCAATCGTCCCTTCGTCCCTCCCCCACCGGCCAATTGCTCGGTGCTTAGTGCTCAATGTCACCATTGATTCAATTGCTCGATACTCAGTGTAATTACTCACGAGGTTGTTGTTTCCAACTTCGATTACTTGGTTCTTACTCGACGCCAATTGCTCGATGCTCAGTACTCATGTCACCATTGATTCAGTTGCTTGGTGCAATTGCTTGTGAGGTCACTATCTCCAACTTCAATTGCTCGGTTCCCTCTTGTTGTCAATTGCTCAGTGCTCGAAGCCTCCATCGATTCACACTTTCACAGTTTTAGTTGTATTAcatttgattattcttttaaatttattatttatttttaattattaagtcatTGTGAACGGTGATTGAACTCATGTTTATTgcttatatttgtttgaatgtattgtgaactttatgtttatgtttatttgaatgcattatagacattatatatatatttgtttgaatgcaatgcaatatgaaatttatatttatgtttgctTGGATGCATTATGGaaggaatttatatttgtttttaaattgaataactatttttttataattttatatattaaaagttatatttacaaaaaaaaaagcatatgttcttttatttattgttttattttgtatttctgttttttactttcttttttttttttaaatatcgcTTCCTCATTTCTGTTTCCtatcgaaaatattttttatttctattttcgtGCAACTCATGCCCATTatcattaataaatatacattacttgaaaaattatatatttattacacattATAAGTTATCTTCCAATCAACATGAAGATGACACTTGCGAATGCGTAGTGATGCCATTTGTATTATCCAATGAACCAAATAACTTGGGGCAAAGCATGAACAGAGCATTTAAGCTATTTATAGGAAGTTTCTAATTGTTTGCCTTGACCACATACTCATTACTACTAAGGCCTCGTCAAACAAAACATTTGGAACATCTATTCAACGCTTAGCAAAATCAGTCTTTATGCCAAtcaatactctctctctctctctctctctctctctctctctctctctgcggaTATGGATGTCTGATAGAAACAAATTTGAACGAGGAGGAGGTAAGCTGAACTTccttttattattactttttggCACACACACACTGAATTACACTGTCaaagtaaatagaaaaaaataacaacggCATGTCCTAAGAAATAGGAATTTAAATCTAAGAAAAAACAGCAACCACTAACTTACTGACTTGGAACATGGCATTGCCACTACAGCACAAAACTAACACTCCTATTTTGACTCCACTTCTAACGATTTTGACTTGGTTTAATAACATCACATTGCCTCCCTTAAACTAAGTCAGAAAGATTAGCCATCCCAAGTGACTTCTTCAGTCTGAGAAATAACTCTGTCTTCAACGGCTTTGTAAAAATATCTGCAATTTGACAATCTATAGGACAATACTGAATGCTGATTTGTTTTTCTACAACCAGCTCCAGAATTTTGTGATACTTGATATCTATATGCTTGCAACGACCATGAAAAACAGGATTCTTGGATAATGCAATTGCTGACTTGTTAATACAGAAAATAGATGTAAGTACATCTTGTTTGTGTTgcaaaatttccagaatttttctCAACCAAATCACTTGAGTAGCACAACCTGTTGCTGCAATATACTCTGCTTCGGCAGTTGAAAGAGCTACCACCTGCTGTTTTTTAGAAGACCAAGAGAATACAGCTGAACCAAGATGAAAAGCATAACCTGAAGTGCTTTTTCTGGTCTCAATATCACCAGCCCAATCGCTCTCTGTGTAGCCAACAAGTTTCACAACATTATTAGCAAAATAGAAAATTCCATCATTCATCGTACCTTTAACATATCTTAAAATTCTCTTTAATGCCTGCCAATGTGATTCTCTTGGTTCTTCCATAAATCTGCTGAGTAATCCAACTCCAAATCTGGCCTTGTAGCAACCAAGTATCTTAAATTCCCAATCAAACTTTTATAGCCTATGACATTCACATCCTTACCAGCTTTATGTCTTGCCATCTTCATTTTTTCAGCTACTAGAGTTAGAACTGGCTTGGAATTCTCCATTctaaatttcttcaaaatatcagaGGTTTATTTCCTTTGTGAGATGAAAATTCCACCATCCAACTAAACAACTTCGAGTCCAAGAAAATAGCACATCAAACCCATATCAGTCATCTCAAATTTGCTAATTAAAGCCTCCCTAAACTCTGTGATCAACTTTGAATTGTTCCCAGTAAAAATcagatcatcaacataaagacaTACTATGAGAATATCACCAGATTCAGTGCATTTAACATATAAAGCATGCTCATAAGGACATCTCACAAAACCATGCTcaataaaataagaatcaatgCACGTATACCATGCCCTTGGTgtctgttttaaaccatatagggCTTTCTTCAACCTATAAACTTTATGCTCTTCTCCCTTTTTCACATAACCTGCAGGTTGCTCAACATATAGTTCTTCCTCCAAAAAACCATTTAAGAAAGTAGATTTAACGTCCATTTGATGCAATTTTCATCTATTTTGAGTAGCAAGAGAAATAAGCATACGCACTGTATCAAGTCTACTTACTGGGGCAAAGACTTCAAAGTAATCAATACCAGGTTTTCGCTTGTAACCCTTTGCTACCAGTCGTGCTTTGAAATGATCAAATTCACCAGTAGACTTAAATTTTGTCTTGTAGATCCATCTTACACCAATTGGCTGCTTTCGTGGAGGTAAGTTAGTCGATTCCCATGTACCATTCTTTTCAATAGCATGAATTTCTTCATCCATGGCCTTTACCCAATGAAACATTACTAGCAGCTTCCTCGAATGATATGGGATCACAATCTACAAAAAGAGCAAACTGAACAATTTCTTCATCAGATGGATCATTATCAGTACCCAAAACATAATCTTGCAAGTGAGCTGGCAAGTGGCGCTAGCATTGTGATCTCCAAGCTAATGATTGAATCTGTAGATTAGACAGAGATTCAAGATCATCTTGTGCAGGTTGTTCATCAAAAGAGTTATCAGGAACAACAACTGGCTTTTCTTCCATACTAGACCAATCCCAAACACCATGTTCATCAAAGGTAACATCACGACTAATTATTACTTTTTTAGTCTCTGGATTATACAATTTATAAGCCTTTGACATGTCACTATAACCAATGAAAATGCACTTTTCACCTTTATCATCAAATTTTTTCTCAACTGGTCCGGTACATGTGCATATGCTACACATCCAAAGATCTTGAGATGTCTGATAGATGGCCTTCTTCCACTCCAAGCTTCCTCAGGTGTTTTATCTCGAACACTTTTTGTTGAGCACCTGTTCAATATACAGACAACACAAGAAACAACTTCTGCCCAAAAAAGTTTAGGCAGTTTTTGGAATTTTAACATACATCTCACCATGTCCAAGATGGTTCTGTTTTTTCTTTCGGCCACCTCGTTTTGCTGTGGAGTGTATCTAGTTGTCATTTGATGTTGAATTCCATgcttttcaaaaaattcattgCAAACAAGTTATTCTTGGCCTCTATTAGTTCTCAGAATTTTGTTTTTGCAACCACTTTGCTTTTCAacaaaaaacttgaattttttgaaaacatcacaTGCTTCTGATTTTTGTCCCAGGAAATAAACCCATGTTTTCCGACTCAGATCGTCAATAAAGGTAATGAAAAACCTGCTACTTCCATGTGATGGAACTTCCACAGTGCATAAATCTAAGTGAACAATTTCTAACTGATCTTTAGCTCTCCACGATTTGCCTACAGGAAATTAAAGATTCTCTGCGCTTCTTCCCCAAAACACAAGTCTCACAAATATGATCAGAAATACTAATCAAAGGCAAACCAGAGAAAAGCCCTTTTCTTGCTAAATAATTCAAACCAGAGAAATGAAAATGCCCAAAACGCATATGCCACAACTAATTATCATCACTTATCATAGAACTAAAGCAAGAAACAACATCATGTTGTAGTTTCAAAGGAAATGGTCGATTTGAAGACATATTTACCTTTGCTATCAACCTGCCATTTGCATCTGTGATGGTACAATGTTGGTGTTTAATCCATATGTCATATCCTTTTTTTGACAACTGTCCCATGCTCAACAGATTTTGGTGCAGCCCAGGAACATAAAATACATCAGAAATAAAGTTGTGTGACCCATCCTTTAGTTTCATAGAAATCTGACATTTCCCCACAATTGGCACTCTATTAATTGAGAATTATTCCATGTATCTTGAAGATAAAACTTAATTGATTAGGAAGTTGATAAGTTTTCTGGATGCATGTATTAAGTCTCTTAGGAATTTGAGTTATTATTAATGTTCTAGTCCACATTCATAGCATTAATTTATTACGTTACTAGTATAAATGGCTTTGTAACTCTCATTTGATTTTATGGAAAGATGTTTATGTTTTAACAGAGATTTCTGACAGAgttatattttctcatttttgtttggTGTATTTGCTGGCATATTTCGTCTTTAATtgacaagtggtattagagctgcATTCTTGAGGGATCTGTTCATTTAAGTCCAAAATGTCTTCAAGTGAGCAGATTGGGTCTAGTCCTCCAAGGTTTGATGGTAACAACTACCATTTATGGGCTTTCAAGATGGAAGCATATCTCGAAACCCTCAATCTATGGGAAGTAGTGGAGCTTGATTCTAATCCACCTCCTCTACCTACAAATCCTACtctcaatcaaattaaaattcataatgaGGTAAAGCAAAGGAAACCAAAAGCTTTGACCTGCATTCACCAGGCTATCTCTGAGGCAATTTTCACAAGAATTATCAATATTAAGTCTCCAAAGGAAGTGTGGGACAAACTGAAGCTGGAATTTGAAGGCAACGACAGAGTGAAGTCTGTCAATTTAAGAACTTTAAGGAGGGAATTTGATTTCATGAAAATGAAGGAAGGAGAAAGTGTTAAAGAATATACTTCTAGGCTACTTGATGTGGCAAACAAGATCAGATTTTTGGGCCAAGATTTTCCagatgaaaatattattgaaaaaatcctTATCAGCCTACCAATGAAGTATGAATCGAAGATTTCAGCCATTGAAGAGTCTGTTGATCCCAAGACTCTTGGAATTTCAGAATTGATCAGTAGGCTCTATGCCTTGAAAAAAGGCTAAGGattagaaatgaagaagatgatgtcgAATGAGCATTCCAAGCAAGGCACAAAGGTAAGAAAGACAAAAGATATGGCAAGAAACCTACAAAAGGAAGTTCAGACAAAGGGAAAGGCGTGCAGATTTCTGCAGATTCAGACAAAAAGTCAAGCTATCCACCAAGCAAACATTGCACTAGAACAAACCACAAAGAGGAAGATTGCAGATACAAAGGCAAGCCTCCCATTCAATGTAGGTTTTGCAACAAGGTGGGCCATTTTGAAAAACATTGTAGACTGAAAAAAGCTCAAGGCAAATGAGGGGCAACTCAACAAGCAAATAtcacaaaagaagaagaagatgagaccGAAGCAAAGGTATTTCTTGCCTCTCAATTATCTGAAATCGATTCTCATACATGGCTGGTTGATAGTGGTTGCACAAG
The sequence above is a segment of the Diospyros lotus cultivar Yz01 chromosome 7, ASM1463336v1, whole genome shotgun sequence genome. Coding sequences within it:
- the LOC127806340 gene encoding uncharacterized protein LOC127806340; the encoded protein is MSSSEQIGSSPPRFDGNNYHLWAFKMEAYLETLNLWEVVELDSNPPPLPTNPTLNQIKIHNEVKQRKPKALTCIHQAISEAIFTRIINIKSPKEVWDKLKLEFEGNDRVKSVNLRTLRREFDFMKMKEGESVKEYTSRLLDVANKIRFLGQDFPDENIIEKILISLPMKYESKISAIEESVDPKTLGISELISRLYALKKG